Proteins encoded by one window of Kribbella flavida DSM 17836:
- a CDS encoding protein kinase domain-containing protein, with the protein MTVMAEISVEQLVPRATGPVASVYLLAPAAAGGRTTVLKVYPQPLDRRTFNAVEVEQAKLAGLRSAASIVLAESLDELPDGRTGVRAEFCPQALPELVAEGPLPIGDVVVLGQILCSVLAEAHELGVVHGGVTPHNVVERASGQPALADFGLALRLRFPRDLTAEAAYTAPEVLRDGELSPQADVYGLGAVLYLALTGQPPFPLRTGETPEDVVLRVLREPVPEVAGRDVPPALTAVLERMMAKEPDDRPEAVEALAVFEALLAAPDEPQADEVDFDDFRDELAAARLTQHHYVQAAPRTAPRPVAAVQARTTWKPSKGTLIGLGAALAVAAVLVVVLVPWGSPPDKTPAGQIPTLQTPVTPTHTITSAVQVQLKPPQDRGTSVVLEWSSSKPLTYVVNVALQGGGEAERIYRGTGTTTTVAVTPGLKYCFEVMASEGTAVYISAPQPLRGATCRRR; encoded by the coding sequence ATGACGGTGATGGCGGAGATCTCGGTCGAGCAGTTGGTGCCGCGGGCTACTGGTCCGGTGGCTTCGGTGTATCTGTTGGCGCCTGCTGCCGCGGGTGGGCGGACGACGGTGCTGAAGGTGTACCCGCAGCCGCTGGATCGGCGGACGTTCAACGCGGTCGAGGTGGAGCAGGCGAAGTTGGCGGGGTTGCGGTCGGCGGCGTCGATCGTGCTGGCGGAGTCGCTGGACGAGCTGCCGGACGGGCGGACCGGGGTGCGGGCGGAGTTCTGTCCGCAGGCGTTGCCGGAGCTGGTGGCCGAGGGGCCGCTGCCGATCGGTGACGTGGTGGTGCTCGGGCAGATCCTGTGCTCGGTGCTGGCCGAGGCGCACGAGCTGGGCGTCGTGCACGGCGGCGTGACGCCGCACAACGTGGTGGAGCGGGCCAGTGGTCAGCCGGCGCTCGCGGACTTCGGGCTGGCGTTGCGGCTCCGGTTCCCGCGGGACCTGACGGCCGAGGCGGCGTACACGGCGCCTGAAGTGCTGCGCGACGGCGAGCTGTCGCCGCAGGCGGACGTCTACGGGCTGGGTGCGGTGCTGTACCTTGCGCTGACCGGGCAGCCGCCGTTCCCGTTGCGGACCGGCGAGACACCGGAGGACGTCGTACTGCGGGTGCTGCGCGAGCCGGTTCCGGAGGTGGCGGGGCGGGACGTGCCGCCGGCGTTGACCGCGGTGCTGGAGCGGATGATGGCCAAGGAGCCCGACGACCGGCCGGAAGCCGTTGAGGCGCTGGCCGTGTTCGAGGCGCTGCTGGCCGCGCCGGACGAGCCGCAGGCCGACGAGGTGGACTTCGACGACTTCCGGGACGAGCTGGCGGCTGCCCGGCTGACCCAGCACCACTACGTCCAGGCCGCGCCGCGGACGGCACCACGACCGGTCGCCGCGGTGCAGGCGCGGACAACGTGGAAGCCTTCCAAGGGAACGCTGATCGGCCTCGGCGCCGCTCTCGCGGTCGCGGCAGTGCTGGTGGTCGTCCTGGTGCCGTGGGGTTCGCCGCCCGACAAGACACCGGCCGGCCAGATCCCCACCTTGCAGACGCCGGTGACCCCGACTCACACGATCACCAGTGCGGTGCAGGTGCAACTGAAGCCGCCGCAGGACCGTGGTACGTCGGTTGTGCTGGAGTGGAGCAGCTCCAAGCCACTGACCTACGTCGTCAATGTCGCGTTGCAGGGCGGCGGCGAGGCGGAGAGGATCTACCGCGGGACCGGCACCACGACGACCGTGGCCGTCACCCCGGGCCTCAAGTACTGCTTCGAGGTCATGGCGTCGGAGGGAACAGCGGTGTACATCAGCGCGCCCCAACCGTTGCGCGGAGCAACCTGCCGTCGTCGCTAG
- the eccD gene encoding type VII secretion integral membrane protein EccD produces the protein MNISGLLRVTIATPQRRLDLALPEHASVAEVLPGLLTKAGEHLADEGVAQGGWVLRRADGAQLVLGRSLGSHRIRDGEILHLVPSRLEWPELEYDDLVDAIATGSSRLGAAWSAWHTRLWGLISAVAALLVVLISVLRLGAPWPEPAGWLLITAVLLTAVAVVLARVVGDAGAGVVVGGAALPFVALGCGLMLAGDAMWPAVGAPQFLAAGAGLLLVGAACYVGVVDGATLFAGAASLGVLVIAAGWIGTSNALDGADVAAITGSVGLVFSPLLASLAIRLGRLPTPILPRTTADLVRDDPQPARKVVYSAVVRADGLLTGMLLGLSVVLCTCQVLLVLAGTRSATIMACLVTAGCLLRARLYPVVRQRLLLLSPGLVGAAALVLGPLTRITDDPVPTIVPLLLLLATAAIFLALRYSARPASPYLGRCAEIIEVLVVLALIPVAAAVLGLYGVVRGWGG, from the coding sequence ATGAACATCAGCGGACTGCTTCGAGTCACCATCGCCACGCCGCAGCGCCGGCTGGACCTCGCGCTGCCCGAACACGCCTCGGTGGCAGAGGTCCTGCCCGGTCTCCTGACGAAGGCGGGCGAGCACCTCGCTGATGAGGGCGTCGCGCAAGGCGGCTGGGTACTGCGCCGTGCCGACGGCGCTCAACTGGTTCTCGGGCGCAGTCTCGGGTCGCACCGGATCAGGGACGGCGAGATTCTCCACCTCGTGCCCAGCCGGTTGGAGTGGCCCGAACTGGAGTACGACGACCTGGTGGACGCGATCGCCACCGGGTCGAGCCGGCTCGGCGCCGCCTGGTCGGCGTGGCACACCCGCCTGTGGGGTCTGATCTCGGCCGTGGCTGCACTGCTCGTCGTCCTGATCAGCGTTCTCCGACTGGGCGCTCCCTGGCCGGAGCCGGCGGGATGGCTGCTGATCACCGCGGTCCTGCTGACGGCGGTCGCCGTGGTTCTGGCGAGAGTGGTCGGGGACGCCGGAGCCGGTGTGGTCGTGGGCGGCGCTGCCTTGCCGTTCGTTGCCCTGGGGTGTGGGCTGATGCTCGCCGGCGACGCCATGTGGCCGGCGGTCGGCGCACCACAGTTCCTCGCGGCCGGTGCGGGGCTGCTGCTGGTCGGCGCTGCTTGCTACGTGGGTGTGGTCGACGGCGCGACCCTGTTCGCCGGAGCGGCCAGCCTCGGCGTTCTCGTCATCGCTGCGGGCTGGATCGGTACCTCGAACGCGCTGGACGGCGCCGACGTCGCCGCGATCACGGGCTCGGTCGGACTCGTCTTCTCGCCCCTGCTCGCGTCGCTGGCCATCCGGCTCGGGCGGCTGCCGACGCCGATCCTTCCCAGGACCACGGCCGACCTGGTGCGCGACGATCCGCAACCGGCACGCAAGGTGGTCTACAGCGCGGTGGTTCGCGCGGACGGCCTGCTCACCGGCATGCTGCTCGGACTGTCAGTCGTGCTGTGCACCTGCCAGGTGCTACTCGTGCTGGCGGGTACTCGGTCGGCGACCATCATGGCCTGCTTGGTGACGGCAGGCTGCCTGCTCCGGGCACGCCTCTATCCGGTCGTGCGGCAGCGACTACTGCTACTGAGTCCGGGCCTCGTCGGGGCGGCCGCCCTGGTGCTCGGCCCGCTGACGAGAATCACCGACGATCCGGTCCCGACGATCGTCCCACTGCTCCTGCTGCTCGCCACTGCGGCGATCTTCCTGGCTCTGCGCTACAGCGCCCGGCCTGCCAGTCCGTACCTCGGCCGGTGCGCGGAGATCATCGAGGTGCTGGTTGTCCTCGCGCTGATACCGGTGGCCGCCGCGGTCCTTGGTCTGTACGGCGTGGTCCGGGGCTGGGGCGGCTGA